The following coding sequences are from one Panicum hallii strain FIL2 chromosome 5, PHallii_v3.1, whole genome shotgun sequence window:
- the LOC112894284 gene encoding probable Histone-lysine N-methyltransferase ATXR5, translating into MGRSAPPSTSSPELRRKRTAAPPPEPPTPRRFCSMDDVMRRSRPVDAPPPIARAREAIYDAVLCDTCGSGDRDDELLLCDRCDRGRHTFCLRPIAAKVPIGPWFCPDCAPPAKPVKRFPMKQTKIVDFFRIQKDDQNGVPGKCRLSQDVRKRRKRSLVMHKKRRRILPFVPTEDRARRLKQMASLATALTSSKTEFSNELTYIPNMAPRSSNQARLEEGGMQILPKEDKETIELCRTMQQRGECPPLLVVFDSCEGFTVQADADIKDMTFIAEYAGDVDYLENRASDDCDCIMTLLLTADPSQRLVVCPDKRGNVSRFISGINNYTPDGKKKQNVKCVRYDIDGESHVLLVACRDIACGEKLYYDYNGYEHAYPTHHFL; encoded by the exons ATGGGCcggagcgcgccgccgtcgacgagctcgccggagctgcGGCGCAAGCGCACGGCGGCGCCGCCCCCGGAACCCCCGACGCCGCGCCGCTTCTGCTCCATGGACGATGTCAtgcgccgctcgcgccccgtCGACGCGCCGCCCCCCATCGcccgcgcgcgcgaggccaTCTACGACGCCGTCCTCTGCGACACATGCGGCTCCGGCGACCGCGACGACGAGCTGCTCCTCTGCGACCGCTGCGACCGAGGACGCCACACCTTTTGCCTCCGCCCCATCGCCGCCAAGGTCCCCATCGGTCCATGGTTCTGCCCCGACTGCGCCCCGCCCGCCAAGCCCGTCAAAA GGTTTCCGATGAAGCAGACCAAGATCGTCGATTTCTTCCGGATCCAGAAGGATGACCAGAATGGCGTGCCCGGGAAATGTAGGCTCTCCCAAG ATGTTAGAAAGCGAAGAAAGCGTTCTCTCGTCATGcacaagaagaggaggaggatacTGCCATTTGTCCCAACTGAAGATCGAGCTAGAAGACTCAAACAAATGGCTTCTCTAGCCACTGCTTTGACATCTTCAAAAACGGAGTTCAGTAATGAGTTGACATACATACCTAATATGGCTCCTAGATCTTCCAATCAGGCAAGATTGGAGGAAGGTGGTATGCAG ATTCTTCCCAAAGAGGATAAAGAAACCATAGAGCTATGCAGGACCATGCAACAAAGAGGCGAATGCCCTCCACTTCTTGTGGTATTTGATTCCTGTGAAGG TTTCACTGTGCAGGCTGATGCTGATATTAAGGATATGACCTTCATCGCCGAATATGCTGGGGATGTTGATTATCTGGAGAACAGGGCAAGCGATGATTGCGACTGTATTATGACACTCCTTTTGACAGCAGATCCTTCTCAGAGGCTGGTCGTTTGCCCTGACAAACGTGGAAATGTTTCTCGCTTTATTAGCGGCATCAATAACTATACACC GGATGGCAAGAAGAAGCAGAATGTCAAATGTGTGCGGTATGACATTGATGGGGAGAGCCATGTCTTGTTGGTGGCCTGCCGTGATATAGCTTGTGGTGAAAAGCTATACTATGATTACAATGGATACGAGCATGCTTATCCTACTCATCATTTCCTCTAA